One region of Salvia miltiorrhiza cultivar Shanhuang (shh) chromosome 3, IMPLAD_Smil_shh, whole genome shotgun sequence genomic DNA includes:
- the LOC131018196 gene encoding uncharacterized protein LOC131018196: MNLGLESFVVTFWEDSVSDEIYAKLEPISNRIPLLLLLNFSVVPYYGLSLTTNAQSIVLDGFENEILIELERWKQENEEAINILIQTGGFFEKKVLRSPKQPLQITKVEQMLQNQENTYFNVKVKARLENEYQDYFYIGCPICSTKTVASYGTEFMCYSTPCKNMRIANRSFRFSLMVFDASGQVEVTFLGKEAQKLLDLDPSEFYKKQNQGPITQVDFLRQRLCNIVLLLKLKSRIFKDVCTFTADAIEILQDDGAIPSEKSSIEPEAHLEQGL, from the exons ATGAACCTCGG GCTGGAATCGTTTGTGGTGACATTTTGGGAAGATTCTGTATCCGATGAGATCTATGCTAAATTGGAACCTATTTCGAATAGGATaccattgttgttgttgttgaatttTTCAGTCGTGCCATATTACG GATTGAGTCTGACCACCAATGCTCAGTCAATTGTCTTGGATGGCTTTGAGAATGAAATACTAATTGAACTAGAGAGATG GAAGCAAGAGAATGAAGAGGCCATTAACATCTTAATACAAACTGGTggtttttttgaaaagaaagtgttGCGCTCACCCAAGCAACCTTTGCAGATTACTAAAGTGGAACAAATGTTGCAGAATCAAGAG AATACATACTTTAATGTAAAAGTTAAAGCAAGATTGGAAAATGAATACCAAGACTACTTTTACATTGGTTGTCCAATATGTTCCACAAAGACAGTTGCATCATATGGTACGGAGTTCATGTGTTACTCAACTCCATGCAAGAACATGAGAATAGCAAATCGAAG CTTCAGATTTAGTCTCATGGTCTTTGATGCGTCTGGACAAGTGGAAGTCACTTTTTTGGGGAAAGAAGCTCAAAAACTTCTTGACCTAGATCCTTCCgagttttataaaaaacaaaatcag GGACCCATAACGCAGGTGGATTTTCTTAGGCAACGCCTATGCAATATTGTCTTACTCTTAAAGTTAAAAAGTCGAATATTTAAAGATGTTTGTACTTTCACTGCGGATGCTATTGAGATTTTACAAGATGATGGTGCAATACCATCTGAGAAAAGTAGCATTGAACCTGAAGCTCATCTGGAGCAAggttt atga
- the LOC131017193 gene encoding replication factor A protein 1-like, with translation MEERLIPMNEILPGMKEWKCKVRVIKKLGAKQANNNPNKFQKLILGDGLGHTLDAVIFHDNIDRFKHVLQEGNVYMVKGAYVSDPKQYRNPIVTCNYQWTFRKDTSVKEEPNDSIPAGGLSFRTTPSCEFHKFLSTKTLIS, from the exons ATGGAAGAGCGTTTGATCCCAATGAATGAGATTCTCCCAGGAATGAAGGAATGGAAATGCAAGGTGAGAGTGATCAAGAAGCTAGGAGCTAAGCAAGCTAACAATAATCCTAATAAATTTCAGAAACTAATCTTGGGTGATGGCTTG gGCCACACTCTTGATGCTGTGATATTCCATGATAATATAGATAGGTTCAAACATGTGCTTCAAGAGGGTAATGTTTACATGGTGAAAGGAGCTTATGTTTCTGATCCAAAGCAATACAGGAATCCAATTGTGACATGTAATTACCAATGGACGTTCAGAAAAGATACTTCGGTGAAGGAAGAACCAAATGATTCTATACCTGCCGGGGGACTAAGTTTTAGAACAACTCCAAGTTGCGAGTTCCACAAATTCCTCTCAACAAAGACATTGATCAGTTAA